In the Phaseolus vulgaris cultivar G19833 chromosome 7, P. vulgaris v2.0, whole genome shotgun sequence genome, one interval contains:
- the LOC137829524 gene encoding protein SOSEKI 5-like produces the protein MLEREAGFESSKICTEPKHQATELRVPVIYYLSRNGQLEHPHLMEVPISSPRGVLCVKDVIDRLSFLRGQGMTNMYSWSTKRSYKNGFVWQDLSENDLIYPSSGHEYVLKGTQMIEASLSFRSCETISTSSSKSSTEANNSSMDADSPATIKGRSQSLNSCDYKFYKAKTCEEFAGKGTNASTQTEEKRRERIKREKVEECEGNEGSSSRFSSSSFGALEGSLEGYGSADIRNQRVENERPSGRIKASEVLMQFIRCG, from the exons ATGCTAGAAAGAGAAGCAGGTTTTGAGAGCTCCAAAATCTGCACTGAACCAAAACATCAAGCAACTGAGCTCAGAGTTCCAGTAATATACTACCTTTCCCGAAATGGCCAGCTTGAACATCCACATCTCATGGAGGTTCCAATCTCTTCTCCACGAGGAGTTCTATGTGTCAAAG ATGTGATAGATAGATTGAGTTTTCTCCGGGGACAAGGCATGACCAACATGTATTCTTGGTCTACAAAAAG GAGTTACAAAAACGGGTTTGTGTGGCAAGATTTGTCTGAGAATGATTTGATTTACCCAAGTAGTGGTCATGAGTATGTTCTCAAAGGGACACAGATGATAGAAGCTTCTCTGAGCTTTCGATCCTGTGAGACAATATCGACATCAAGCTCCAAGAGTTCGACAGAAGCAAACAACTCTAGCATGGATGCAGATTCCCCTGCAACCATAAAGGGGAGAAGCCAATCATTGAACTCGTGTGATTACAAGTTTTATAAGGCAAAAACGTGCGAGGAGTTTGCAGGGAAAGGCACCAATGCATCAACTCAGACTGAGGAGAAGCGTAGGGAAAGGATAAAACGGGAGAAAGTTGAAGAGTGTGAAGGAAATGAAGGGTCTTCATCACGGTTTTCTAGTTCTAGTTTTGGTGCGTTGGAAGGGTCTTTGGAGGGTTACGGATCAGCAGATATCAGAAACCAGAGGGTTGAGAATGAACGTCCAAGTGGGAGGATCAAGGCTTCAGAAGTTCTCATGCAGTTCATCAGGTGTGGATGA
- the LOC137828614 gene encoding protein ALP1-like, with the protein MGSIRGIKKRKKADNKDGQDASATPFDWWHHFSLRISGPLAQSKNIEKFESVFKISRKTFNYICFLVGEDLLARASNFVDLNGKRLSLNDQVAIALRRLSSGESLSTIGDSFRMNQSTVSQVTWKFVEAMEERGLHHLSWSSTETEMEEIKSKFEKIRGLYNCCGAIDSTHIMMTLPSVDALNSVWLDRDKNCSMVLQAIVDPDLRFRDIVTGWPGSMSDEQVLRSSSFFKLGEEGQRLNGGKKALPEGTLVREYIIGDTGFPLLPWLLTPYQGKGLSNVQVEFNKRVVETQMLAKKALARLKEMWRIIQGVMWKPDKHKLPRIILVCCILHNIVIDMEDEVLEAMPSCHQHDSRYQDQTCEFVDNTANTVREKLSLYLSGKLDT; encoded by the exons ATGGGTTCCATCAGAGGAatcaagaaaaggaagaaggctGATAACAAAGATGGCCAAGATGCCTCTGCCACCCCATTCGATTGGTGGCATCATTTCTCCCTCAGAATTTCAG GACCTTTGGCCCAATCTAAAAACATAGAGAAATTTGAGTCAGTTTTCAAGATCTCAAGGAAGACCTTCAACTATATATGTTTTCTTGTGGGAGAAGACCTGCTGGCCAGAGCCTCAAATTTTGTTGATTTAAATGGCAAACGTTTGTCTCTAAATGACCAAGTGGCTATAGCTCTTAGAAGGCTCAGCTCTGGTGAGTCATTGTCAACCATTGGCGACTCATTTCGGATGAATCAGTCCACTGTTTCCCAAGTAACATGGAAGTTTGTGGAAGCCATGGAAGAAAGAGGACTCCACCATCTTAGCTGGTCTTCAACTGAAACGGAAATGGAAGAGATAAAGTCTAAGTTTGAGAAGATAAGGGGTCTTTATAATTGTTGTGGTGCCATTGACAGCACACACATAATGATGACTCTGCCCTCTGTGGATGCTTTGAATAGTGTGTGGCTTGATCGTGACAAGAATTGCAGCATGGTCTTGCAAGCCATTGTGGATCCGGATCTGAGATTCCGTGACATAGTTACTGGATGGCCAGGAAGTATGAGTGATGAGCAAGTGCTTAGAAGTTCTTCTTTTTTCAAACTTGGGGAAGAAGGGCAAAGATTGAATGGTGGTAAGAAAGCACTTCCAGAGGGAACACTGGTAAGGGAATACATTATAGGGGACACAGGCTTCCCCCTTTTGCCATGGCTTCTCACACCTTACCAAGGTAAAGGACTCTCAAATGTTCAAGTTGAGTTTAACAAAAGGGTTGTTGAAACTCAAATGTTGGCCAAGAAAGCATTGGCTAGGCTGAAGGAGATGTGGAGGATAATCCAAGGTGTGATGTGGAAACCAGACAAGCACAAGTTACCAAGAATTATTCTTGTCTGCTGCATACTGCATAATATAGTTATTGACATGGAGGATGAAGTATTGGAAGCTATGCCCTCTTGCCACCAGCATGATTCCAGATATCAAGACCAAACTTGTGAATTTGTGGACAACACTGCCAACACTGTGAGAGAGAAGCTATCTCTCTACTTATCTGGGAAGCTGGATACTTGA